A window of the Gemmatimonadota bacterium genome harbors these coding sequences:
- a CDS encoding TIGR04053 family radical SAM/SPASM domain-containing protein — protein MRVDFSQAPFLVIWETTRACDLACRHCRAEAVPLRHPLELTTAEAKRLLEEVRRFGPIIFVFSGGDALKRPDMVELVSHATGLGLRVAMTPAATPLASRDLLTSLKAAGLARLAVSLDGSRPAIHDAFRRVPGSFDEALRVLREAREVGLSTQVNTVVGRHNVEDFEALSALMRRLGIVFWEVFFLVPTGRARGEDLPSAAEFEAVFHKMYDLAREVPFDIKATAAPQYSRVVLQRRVEERRLGYGCARPSALAKQGPVSAGDGIGRARGVNDGDGFLFVSHTGEIYPSGFLPVRAGNVRTDDLVEVYRGSALFCELRDRSRLKGKCGVCEFRNVCGGSRARAYAMTGDWLAAEPLCAYQPRRRRRVGRARPQPAPQPPAARRSTGAGGAGA, from the coding sequence ATGCGTGTGGACTTTTCGCAGGCGCCCTTCCTGGTGATCTGGGAGACCACGCGGGCGTGCGATCTGGCGTGCCGGCATTGCCGGGCCGAGGCCGTGCCGCTCCGCCATCCCCTCGAGCTCACCACGGCGGAGGCCAAACGGTTGCTGGAGGAGGTGCGCCGTTTCGGCCCGATCATCTTCGTGTTCAGCGGCGGCGACGCCTTGAAGCGGCCGGACATGGTGGAGCTGGTTTCGCACGCCACCGGGCTGGGGCTGCGGGTGGCCATGACGCCGGCCGCGACGCCGCTGGCCTCGCGCGACCTGCTGACCTCGCTCAAGGCCGCGGGGCTGGCGCGGCTGGCGGTGAGCCTGGATGGCTCGAGGCCGGCCATCCACGACGCATTCCGGCGCGTGCCGGGCTCTTTCGACGAGGCGTTGCGGGTGCTGCGCGAGGCGCGGGAGGTGGGGCTTTCCACGCAGGTGAACACCGTGGTGGGGCGGCACAACGTGGAGGATTTCGAGGCGCTGTCCGCGCTCATGCGCCGGCTGGGCATCGTCTTCTGGGAGGTCTTTTTCCTGGTCCCCACGGGCCGCGCGCGGGGTGAGGACCTTCCCAGCGCGGCGGAGTTCGAGGCCGTCTTCCACAAGATGTACGATCTCGCGCGCGAGGTGCCCTTCGACATCAAGGCCACGGCGGCGCCGCAATACAGCCGCGTGGTGCTGCAGCGCCGGGTGGAGGAGCGGCGGCTGGGCTACGGGTGCGCGCGGCCGAGCGCCCTGGCGAAGCAGGGGCCTGTCTCGGCCGGGGACGGGATCGGGCGCGCCCGGGGCGTGAACGATGGCGACGGCTTCCTGTTCGTCAGTCACACGGGTGAGATCTATCCTTCGGGGTTCCTGCCCGTCCGGGCAGGCAACGTTCGGACGGATGACCTGGTCGAGGTCTACCGGGGCTCGGCGCTGTTCTGCGAGCTGCGGGACCGCTCGAGGCTCAAGGGCAAGTGCGGCGTGTGCGAGTTCCGCAACGTCTGTGGCGGCAGCCGCGCCCGGGCCTACGCCATGACCGGGGACTGGCTGGCGGCCGAGCCTCTCTGCGCCTACCAGCCGCGGCGCCGGAGGCGCGTGGGCAGGGCCAGGCCACAGCCGGCCCCCCAGCCGCCGGCAGCAAGGCGCAGCACCGGTGCTGGCGGCGCCGGCGCCTGA